The Corticium candelabrum chromosome 18, ooCorCand1.1, whole genome shotgun sequence genome includes a region encoding these proteins:
- the LOC134193805 gene encoding N-alpha-acetyltransferase 40-like isoform X2 produces the protein MKKAKSSKGKEKKLQHKQRLAEIAKSQAIIDDANKAPNPMQHFTAFQKFDRNGLSLSIECKRVSELSRDDLDWAFRLTKSNMQDLYELGGWKWHDGKTKGEMEDENCWFLIARKAGCPVAFVNFRYELGDEDVEICYWAKMRKIVCTVLKANDRSMNFFQNKMKYSADSTCPSQCDLLNADDYCYEILSKLLIV, from the exons ATG AAGAAGGCAAAGTCTTCGAAGGGCAAAGAAAAGAAATTACAGCATAAGCAG AGATTGGCAGAGATTGCCAAGTCGCAAGCAATCATCGACGATGCCAACAAA GCACCCAATCCCATGCAGCATTTCACAGCATTTCAGAAATTTGACAGAAATGG ATTGTCATTAAGCATTGAATGTAAACGAGTTTCAGAGTTAAGTCGTGATGATCTGGATTGGGCGTTTAGGCTAACAAAGAGCAACATGCAAGATCT GTATGAGCTTGGTGGCTGGAAATGGCATGATGGCAAGACGAAAGGAGAAATGGAAGACGAAAATTGCTG GTTTTTGATTGCTCGTAAGGCTGGCTGTCCGGTTGCATTTGTTAACTTTCGTTACGAGTTGGGAGACGAAGATGTTGAAATCTGTTATTG GGCAAAAATGAGAAAAATTGTGTGTACAGTTTTGAAAG CAAATGATCGGTCAATGAATTTCTTTCAAAATAAAATGaa ATATTCAGCAGATTCTACGTGTCCTTCCCAATGTGACTTGCTAAATGCTGATGATTATTGTTATGAAATTCTTAGTAAATTACTGATTGTCTAA
- the LOC134193805 gene encoding N-alpha-acetyltransferase 40-like isoform X1, protein MKKAKSSKGKEKKLQHKQRLAEIAKSQAIIDDANKAPNPMQHFTAFQKFDRNGLSLSIECKRVSELSRDDLDWAFRLTKSNMQDLYELGGWKWHDGKTKGEMEDENCWFLIARKAGCPVAFVNFRYELGDEDVEICYCNEIQLEEHCRSKGLGKFLLQILELLCHKAKMRKIVCTVLKANDRSMNFFQNKMKYSADSTCPSQCDLLNADDYCYEILSKLLIV, encoded by the exons ATG AAGAAGGCAAAGTCTTCGAAGGGCAAAGAAAAGAAATTACAGCATAAGCAG AGATTGGCAGAGATTGCCAAGTCGCAAGCAATCATCGACGATGCCAACAAA GCACCCAATCCCATGCAGCATTTCACAGCATTTCAGAAATTTGACAGAAATGG ATTGTCATTAAGCATTGAATGTAAACGAGTTTCAGAGTTAAGTCGTGATGATCTGGATTGGGCGTTTAGGCTAACAAAGAGCAACATGCAAGATCT GTATGAGCTTGGTGGCTGGAAATGGCATGATGGCAAGACGAAAGGAGAAATGGAAGACGAAAATTGCTG GTTTTTGATTGCTCGTAAGGCTGGCTGTCCGGTTGCATTTGTTAACTTTCGTTACGAGTTGGGAGACGAAGATGTTGAAATCTGTTATTG taaCGAAATTCAACTTGAAGAGCATTGTAGGTCAAAGGGATTAGGAAAGTTTCTTTTGCAAATTTTGGAGCTTTTATGTCACAA GGCAAAAATGAGAAAAATTGTGTGTACAGTTTTGAAAG CAAATGATCGGTCAATGAATTTCTTTCAAAATAAAATGaa ATATTCAGCAGATTCTACGTGTCCTTCCCAATGTGACTTGCTAAATGCTGATGATTATTGTTATGAAATTCTTAGTAAATTACTGATTGTCTAA
- the LOC134194107 gene encoding uncharacterized protein LOC134194107 — MKLNDLAGVKKQVGTWVETLKKVTKLWEKSPEHQSQITDKTTTKQFVEFAASHFHSCRSNVDTVSSYQMLQTLIPDNVEISDPKLFIKFFLEKVDTPNILEKTLYDLAEQCMDKKTESSQI, encoded by the coding sequence ATGAAACTAAACGACTTGGCTGGTGTCAAGAAGCAAGTTGGTACTTGGGTTGAAACGTTAAAAAAAGTTACAAAATTGTGGGAAAAATCACCAGAACATCAAAGTCAAATTACTGATAAAAcgacaacaaaacaatttgtGGAATTTGCTGCTTCACATTTCCACTCATGTAGATCTAATGTGGATACTGTATCCTCTTATCAAATGTTACAAACTTTGATCCCTGACAATGTTGAAATTTCAGATCCAAAGCTTTTCATAAAATTCTTCTTGGAAAAAGTAGATACTCCCAACATATTGGAAAAAACTCTTTACGACCTTGCTGAACAATGTATGGATAAAAAAACTGAATCAAGCCAAATCTGA
- the LOC134193802 gene encoding syntenin-1-like has translation MSNLYPSLEDMTVDKMVQAQAHAAAQAQQPAVAAAPGAHSYTVSAPGVTVTTSQSLYPSLNEFMGLEITDEVVRTQMPVVLQQPAGQVVAASGATGANRMVAPISGTREVGMLRSEIRQGVREVVLCKAANGKIGMAVKSVSKGVFVAFVYKGSPAAMAGLRFGDQILQLNGITVAGYDADKVNSLIKKADPQRIVMAVRDRPFERTITMQKDSVGHIGFAFKDGEVKQIIKDSSAARNGILIDHHLVEVNGQNCVGLKDKEVHALFDAGPRTITITIMPTFVYKHMIQKMGSLKKYMDHSVPEL, from the exons ATGTCGAATCTCTACCCCTCACTAGAAGACATGACCGTCGACAAGATGGTTCAAGCTCAG GCTCACGCAGCAGCTCAAGCCCAACAACCGGCAGTAGCG GCTGCTCCTGGCGCGCACTCTTACACCGTGTCAGCGCCCGGTGTGACCGTCACGACAAGTCAGAGTCTCTATCCATCACTCAACGAGTTCATGGGACTGGAAATTACCGATGAGGTCGTGCGCACTCAAATGCCCGTCGTTTTGCAACAACCAGCCGGTCAGGTGGTGGCCGCTAGTGGAGCTACAGGTGCGAACCGAATGGTGGCGCCGATTAGCGGGACACGCGAAGTCGGAATGCTGCGATCGGAGATCCGACAAGGAGTGAGAGAGGTCGTGTTGTGCAAGGCGGCCAATGGGAAAATCGGAATGGCCGTGAAGTCAGTGAGCAAG GGTGTCTTTGTGGCATTTGTTTATAAAGGATCTCCGGCTGCGATGGCTGGTCTTCGGTTTGGTGACCAGATTCTGCAACTCAACGGCATCACGGTTGCCGGTTATGATGCTGATAAGGTGAATAGCCTTATCAAAAAGGCGGACCCGCAGCGGATTGTGATGGCTGTGCGTGATCGTCCATTCGAGCGCACGATTACAATGCAGAAAGACAGCGTGGGACACATCGGGTTTGCATTCAAGGACGGAGAAGTCAAGCAGATCATTAAGGACTCGTCTGCTGCGAG AAATGGAATTTTGATTGATCACCACCTCGTTGAAGTGAACGGGCAGAACTGCGTCGGTTTGAAAGACAAGGAAGTCCACGCTTTGTTTGATGCGGGACCGCGAACaatcaccatcaccatcatgCCGACATTCGTATACAAACACATGATCCAGAAGATGGGCAGCTTGAAGAAATACATGGATCATTCAGTGCCAGAGCTGTGA
- the LOC134193804 gene encoding purine nucleoside phosphorylase-like — protein sequence MDTEKPLTYEDLQAVAEHIRTKTSYRPTIGIICGSGLGGLADSVKKADILEYSTIPHFPESTVPGHDGKLVIGELEGKPVVCMKGRFHSYEGYPMWKVTAPVRVMALLGVKTLIVTNAAGGINSTFNKGDFMIIKDHINMVGMAGKHPLVGPNMDKFGPRFNSMERAYDAELGKLVRTVGKDIGLSDTIKEGVYCMVSGPSYETTAELKLLQCIGADAVGMSTAPEVVVARHAGLRVLGISLITNMTSINAQPDDNVVTNHEEVLETGKQRAEDCQRLVKETVKRMT from the exons ATGGACAC CGAGAAGCCACTAACGTACGAAGACCTCCAAGCTGTAGCTGAGCACATCAGAACGAAAACGAGCTACCGACCAACTATCGGCATCATATGTGGCTCAGGTCTGGGAGGCCTAGCAGATAGCGTCAAGAAAGCGGACATCTTGGAATATTCGACTATCCCACATTTTCCAGAGAGCACAG ttcCGGGTCATGATGGGAAGTTGGTGATTGGTGAGCTGGAGGGGAAGCCGGTTGTTTGCATGAAGGGAAGATTTCATTCGTATGAAGGATATCCCATGTGGAAG GTGACTGCTCCAGTCCGAGTGATGGCACTACTGGGTGTGAAGACGCTCATTGTAACAAACGCTGCCGGTGGCATCAATAGCACCTTCAACAAAGGTGACTTCATGATCATCAAAGATCACATCAACATGGTCGGTATGGCCGGCAAGCATCCTCTAGTCGGACCAAACATGGACAA GTTTGGACCGCGATTCAATTCCATGGAACGAGCATACGACGCAGAACTTGGTAAACTAGTCAGAACAGTCGGCAAAGACATCGGACTATCGGACACAATCAAAGAAGGCGTTTACTGCATG GTCAGTGGTCCTTCGTATGAAACAACAGCCGAGCTCAAGTTGCTTCAGTGTATTGGTGCTGATGCTGTCGGTATGAGCACGGCACCCGAAGTCGTAGTTGCTAGACATGCCGGTCTGCGAGTGTTGGGAATTTCACTGATCACCAACATGACAAGCATTAATGCACAACCCGATGACAACGTAGTAACGAATCACGAGGAAGTCTTGGAGACCGGCAAGCAACGAGCAGAAGACTGTCAGCGTCTTGTGAAAGAAACAGTGAAACGCATGACGTGA
- the LOC134193800 gene encoding cell division cycle protein 27 homolog gives MAGSVVGSYAEPVSAAIWFCLNHYDYNNAEFLAEILHVEVGSEKTLHLLCTCYYRQGNIKRAAHLLSSHSLTDPESKYLLARCLFEQEKYSLAEQELVRNGSRKDIDQIIDSLVDEYGQLSGHVLGLLAQCCRRTERIDKAACYLKASLKQNSFLWESFAALCQMGVQVNPQNFFKSETCPLIREPKLTLAGMKSLNELISTGGIGTVMSADENVDPMLLSSARQPTMDTPLTTSGMLSQSDLLRLSFSTTGDMSMSNFAAPHTMSVKKTRQKWESPSPPLFGVVPVALFVTPPAVMSSNTPCTTPSDVTSGDVPCTTPPAVTSSSTRRICYTTPKTKTQLMAPPPVPSKQQSVRRTVPRTLSPPSLSSNLSPDQFSISKVQTRSASRGGPTKPFNLSTSPRRSARLSGQVSFNTTKSQGRQISTRSMTSQSKVKLKAADRLQSPLILSPTSSTPLTSRRQHHDFSVINPRSPSTQSDTSSLPESSSSIMSGITKLPTTPGDMQGVLDTQTHTNVVNHDALVATLQQGLDSLMSLLCAIGSAYLALFVYDCKQALKLFDKLPSHQYNTSWVLRHVARAYFESAKYMRAADVFQEIRSNDPHLHEDMDIFSSVLWHTQDEIQLSKLAHDLTDSNKKSPQAWCAVGNCFSLQKDHQSAIKFFERACQLDKMFAYGHTLLGHEYLALDNFVEALSCFRSAMSVDPRHYNAWYGMGMVFYKQEKYRLAEVHFSRALAINSSNAVLCCHIGIVQQARKCHDQALRSLNKAVEMDPNNSLCRFRRASAFICLKRYQEALDDLTELEHMVPKESGIYFLKGQIYKKLGHTHLSLMNLSWAMQLDPRGNSHSQLKELFEQQYGDQMHVLEDASDDDAPRLEDNVDMEGSLL, from the exons ATGGCGGGGTCGGTGGTTGGGTCGTACGCAGAGCCGGTTTCT GCTGCGATCTGGTTCTGTTTGAATCATTATGATTACAACAACGCAGAGTTTCTTGCTGAAATTCTTCACGTTGAAG TGGGTTCAGAGAAGACACTGCATTTGTTGTGCACGTGTTATTATCGGCAAGGAAACATCAAACGTGCTGCTCACCTTTTGTCCAGTCATTCCCTTACAGACCCAGAGAGTAAATACTTGCTAGCAAGATGTCTCTTTGAACAAGAAAA GTATTCTCTAGCTGAGCAGGAATTGGTGAGAAACGGTAGTCGGAAGGATATCGATCAAATTATAGATTCTCTTGTGGACGAATATGGCCAGCTAAGTGGTCATGTTCTGGGACTTCTTGCACAGTGCTGCAG GCGGACAGAGAGAATAGATAAAGCTGCTTGTTACTTGAAAGCAAGTCTCAAACAAAATTCCTTTTTGTGGGAGTCGTTTGCTGCTCTATGTCAGATGGGTGTTCAAGTCAACCCACAAAATTTCTTCAAGTCAGAAACGTGTCCATTAATCCGTGAACCAAAATTAACTCTTGCAGGCATGAAAAGTTTGAAtgagttaatatcaactggtGGAATTGGTACAGTTATGTCGGCAGATGAGAATGTTGATCCAATGTTGTTGTCGTCTGCAAGGCAACCCACCATGGATACTCCACTGACTACATCAGGGATGTTATCTCAGAGCGATTTGCTTCGTTTGTCGTTTTCAACTACAGGAGATATGAGCATGAGCAACTTTGCTGCTCCACACACAATGAGTGTGaaaaagacaagacaaaaatGGGAGTCACCTAGTCCTCCATT ATTTGGTGTTGTTCCGGTGGCCTTGTTTGTTACTCCACCTGCTGTGATGTCGAGTAACACGCCGTGCACCACACCATCTGATGTGACGTCAGGTGATGTGCCATGCACAACACCGCCTGCTGTGACATCAAGTTCAACTCGACGAATTTGTTATACGACACCAAAGACCAAAACACAACTCATGGCACCACCTCCAGTACCTAGCAAACAGCAGTCGGTTCGCAGAACTGTG CCTCGTACATTAAGTCCTCCGTCTCTTTCATCCAATCTTTCACCTGATCAGTTTTCCATCTCCAAAGTTCAGACTCGAAGCGCAAGTCGTGGTGGTCCCACTAAACCTTTCAACCTGTCGACCTCACCACGTCGAAGTGCTAGACTAAGTGGACAAGTGTCTTTCAACACAACAAAA AGTCAAGGAAGACAAATAAGCACAAGGTCAATGACTTCTCAGAGTAAGGTAAAATTGAAG GCAGCAGATCGTCTCCAGTCTCCTCTCATATTGTCCCCTACATCGTCTACCCCATTAACCTCTCGTCGTCAACATCACGACTTCTCAGTCATCAACCCCCGATCTCCATCCACGCAAAGCGACACGTCATCCCTTCCAGAATCATCATCAAGCATCATGTCAGGAATAACCAAGTTACCTACAACTCCTGGTGACATGCAAGGAGTATTGGATACTCAGACACATACAAATGTCGTGAATCACGATGCTTTAGTTGCAACATTGCAACAAGGACTCG ACTCTCTGATGAGCCTTCTCTGTGCTATTGGGTCTGCATATCTTGCTCTCTTTGTGTATGACTGTAAACAAGCGTTGAAGCTATTTGACAAGTTGCCGTCTCATCAGTACAATACAAGCTGGGTGTTGAGGCATGTGGCTAGGGCATATTTTGAGTCTGCGAAATATATGAGGGCAGCTGACGTGTTTCAAGAGATTAGGAGTAATGATCCACATCTACATGAAG ACATGGATATCTTCTCTTCCGTTCTGTGGCATACCCAAGACGAGATCCAACTGTCCAAGCTTGCCCACGACCTAACAGACAGCAACAAGAAATCGCCTCAG GCGTGGTGTGCAGTAGGCAATTGCTTCAGTCTACAGAAAGATCATCAGTCTGCGATCAAATTTTTTGAACGAGCATGCCAA CTTGACAAAATGTTTGCGTACGGACACACATTGCTGGGTCATGAGTATCTCGCTTTGGACAACTTTGTTGAAGCTCTGTCGTGTTTTAGAAGTGCCATGAGTGTGGATCCAAGGCATTACAATGCGTG gtatgGTATGGGCATGGTTTTctacaaacaagagaaatatAGACTGGCTGAGGTACACTTCTCTCGGGCTCTTGCTATCAATAGCAGCAATGCCGTCCTCTGCTGCCACATTGGAATA GTACAGCAGGCAAGGAAATGTCACGACCAGGCTTTACGTTCTCTAAACAAGGCAGTCGAAATGGATCCCAACAATTCGTTGTGTAGATTTAGACGAGCTTCAGCTTTCATCTGTCTCAAGAGATATCAG GAAGCTCTGGATGATTTGACCGAACTCGAACACATGGTTCCCAAGGAATCAGGCATATATTTTCTCAAAGGCCAG ATCTACAAGAAACTCGGTCATACTCATCTCTCTCTAATGAACTTGTCGTGGGCAATGCAACTGGATCCGCGAGGCAACTCTCACAGTCAGCTCAAGGAGTTATTCGAGCAGCAGTACGGAGACCAAATGCATGTACTAGAAGACGCTAGCGACGATGATGCCCCACGTTTAGAGGACAACGTAGACATGGAAGGTAGTCTACTGTAG
- the LOC134193805 gene encoding N-alpha-acetyltransferase 40-like isoform X3 → MQHFTAFQKFDRNGLSLSIECKRVSELSRDDLDWAFRLTKSNMQDLYELGGWKWHDGKTKGEMEDENCWFLIARKAGCPVAFVNFRYELGDEDVEICYCNEIQLEEHCRSKGLGKFLLQILELLCHKAKMRKIVCTVLKANDRSMNFFQNKMKYSADSTCPSQCDLLNADDYCYEILSKLLIV, encoded by the exons ATGCAGCATTTCACAGCATTTCAGAAATTTGACAGAAATGG ATTGTCATTAAGCATTGAATGTAAACGAGTTTCAGAGTTAAGTCGTGATGATCTGGATTGGGCGTTTAGGCTAACAAAGAGCAACATGCAAGATCT GTATGAGCTTGGTGGCTGGAAATGGCATGATGGCAAGACGAAAGGAGAAATGGAAGACGAAAATTGCTG GTTTTTGATTGCTCGTAAGGCTGGCTGTCCGGTTGCATTTGTTAACTTTCGTTACGAGTTGGGAGACGAAGATGTTGAAATCTGTTATTG taaCGAAATTCAACTTGAAGAGCATTGTAGGTCAAAGGGATTAGGAAAGTTTCTTTTGCAAATTTTGGAGCTTTTATGTCACAA GGCAAAAATGAGAAAAATTGTGTGTACAGTTTTGAAAG CAAATGATCGGTCAATGAATTTCTTTCAAAATAAAATGaa ATATTCAGCAGATTCTACGTGTCCTTCCCAATGTGACTTGCTAAATGCTGATGATTATTGTTATGAAATTCTTAGTAAATTACTGATTGTCTAA
- the LOC134193803 gene encoding acyl-coenzyme A diphosphatase FITM2-like, with amino-acid sequence MDLMGESETHGDRRRETKEKKRKKKKRNEKSKQHADHNPSSTDHFPSSTDKLMELLKMKEPIFLFAIVIFFSLFRSLGVNIIDAVSSPEVSEFLGNKKNILNRIIVTGGWAWTLAFVSINAFVMVILSRQGRWRQLVDAFVRLFVATAVWWILTSLFEYIEFLTGSCSDESVGEVIACKRGGLQWIGFDISGHTFLLMFCVLVVRMEQLNHFHSLSLGCQLWQVFLVSIMSYLSFVLLVVYTFMLVVTSSYFHVFWHKAFGAMFAWLGWLFVYLLANRLRYLTANIAYIRDL; translated from the coding sequence ATGGATCTGATGGGAGAATCAGAGACACATGGCGACCGCagaagagaaacaaaagaaaagaagagaaaaaagaaaaaaagaaacGAGAAATCAAAGCAGCACGCAGACCACAATCCTTCATCAACAGACCACTTTCCTTCATCAACAGACAAGCTGATGGAACTGCTCAAAATGAAAGAACCAATATTTCTCTTTGCTATTGTTATCTTCTTCTCCCTGTTTCGTTCTCTTGGAGTCAACATCATTGATGCTGTGTCTTCGCCAGAGGTTTCCGAATTTTTGGGAAATAAAAAAAATATTTTGAACAGAATCATTGTGACTGGTGGATGGGCATGGACACTGGCATTTGTTTCGATTAACGCTTTTGTGATGGTGATCCTGTCCCGTCAAGGTCGATGGCGACAGCTTGTCGATGCCTTCGTCCGGCTTTTCGTTGCTACTGCAGTGTGGTGGATATTGACGTCACTGTTTGAGTACATCGAGTTTTTGACGGGTTCGTGCTCTGATGAGAGTGTTGGAGAGGTCATTGCGTGTAAACGAGGAGGCCTGCAGTGGATCGGGTTTGATATTTCGGGCCACACGTTCCTTCTCATGTTCTGCGTGTTGGTCGTGAGAATGGAGCAACTAAACCACTTTCACTCTTTGTCTCTCGGTTGTCAGTTGTGGCAAGTGTTTCTCGTTTCCATCATGTCGTACCTGTCGTTTGTCCTGTTGGTCGTCTACACTTTCATGCTTGTAGTGACATCATCGTACTTTCACGTATTCTGGCACAAAGCATTCGGTGCTATGTTTGCATGGCTTGGATGGCTATTTGTGTACCTACTAGCGAACAGACTACGTTATCTAACTGCAAACATTGCTTATATACGGGACCTTTGA
- the LOC134193801 gene encoding Krueppel-like factor 6, with product MSYALIPGSSMFDELQSVHDSGFFFDMPSLESEWHETCLELDRYLNQVPAVSQAQENASLEMKRHTCSLQRQATPTLSWYTQQQQQLVQSMTRKSSYNVAPVITATNHSPLDDLLAQIEACQMELPVAHPGYTSADIGDHEAPHTPGLDDLLDMTMPTFDFLPFDSCEANQNKLMAPECGDIMCHAVITTTLDSSENTFPTPPHSPDSLSSASSNTAQSPPTKKKKSQSTRSREGRGRRLHRCTHPGCSKVYTKSSHLKAHQRTHTGEKPYHCTWEGCTWCFARSDELTRHYRKHTGVKPFSCQYCDRSFSRSDHLALHSKRHMN from the exons ATGTCGTACGCACTGATTCCCGGCAGCAGCATGTTCGACGAGCTACAATCCGTGCACGACAGCGGATTCTTCTTCGACATGCCGTCACTGGAGTCAGAATGGCACGAG ACATGTTTAGAACTCGACCGCTATCTGAATCAAGTCCCTGCCGTCTCGCAGGCTCAGGAAAATGCGAGTCTGGAGATGAAGCGGCATACGTGTAGTCTGCAGCGTCAGGCCACGCCCACTCTGTCTTGGTACacgcagcagcagcagcagcttgTGCAGTCTATGACACGGAAATCGAGTTACAACGTAGCTCCTGTTATTACAGCAACGAATCATAGTCCGTTGGATGACTTATTGGCTCAAATCGAGGCATGCCAGATGGAACTTCCGGTTGCACATCCGGGTTATACGAGTGCTGACATCGGGGATCACGAGGCTCCACACACACCCGGACTCGATGATCTACTCGACATGACAATGCCTACATTTGATTTCCTTCCATTCGATTCGTGCGAAGCAAATCAGAACAAATTAATGGCACCAGAGTGTGGTGATATCATGTGCCATGCAGTCATCACAACCACCCTCGACTCATCCGAGAACACATTCCCTACTCCTCCCCATTCACCCGACTCACTATCCTCTGCCTCTTCAAACACAGCCCAGTCTCCTCCCACCAAGAAAAAGAAGTCACAGAGCACAAGGTCACGTGAGGGGCGGGGCCGGAGGTTGCACCGTTGCACGCATCCCGGATGTAGTAAGGTCTACACGAAGAGCTCGCACTTGAAGGCCCACCAGAGGACGCACACGGGAGAGAAACCGTATCACTGTACGTGGGAGGGATGCACGTGGTGCTTTGCAAGATCGGACGAATTGACACGCCACTACAGGAAACACACGGGAGTGAAACCGTTCAGTTGCCAGTATTGCGATCGCTCGTTTTCGCGGTCCGACCATTTGGCATTACACTCAAAGAGACATATGAACTAA